A region from the Nitrospinaceae bacterium genome encodes:
- a CDS encoding sugar phosphate isomerase/epimerase, which produces MWEFGIVTDEVDDDLRCALGYAKEWGMKRVEFRTLWGKGVWNLTAYEQNEALAMIRGEGFEVVGIGSQFLKIPPEFIKIEYDTQVENLKRSMEVAHVFGAKIVRVLSPLLAPGRAGEIKDEPVTDTIASHYLLPVRLAEKEGITLAIENQSNTAITTSAHALQLTEMINSDALGVLWDPANAHAAGEIDAYPAGYERVRPRMAHVHIKDTKLTADGSYEWSIVGEGDFDVAGQLDQLTKDGYATTVTLEPHLRSVEKTAASAAALHKIMSKDRA; this is translated from the coding sequence ATGTGGGAATTTGGGATCGTAACGGATGAAGTTGACGACGATCTTCGTTGTGCCCTGGGTTATGCGAAAGAGTGGGGGATGAAACGCGTCGAGTTTCGCACCCTCTGGGGAAAGGGCGTTTGGAACCTTACGGCCTACGAGCAGAACGAGGCGCTGGCAATGATTCGCGGCGAGGGTTTTGAGGTTGTCGGTATCGGCTCTCAGTTTCTCAAAATCCCACCGGAATTCATTAAAATCGAATACGATACCCAGGTAGAAAACCTGAAGCGCTCGATGGAAGTCGCCCACGTATTTGGCGCAAAGATCGTTAGAGTACTCTCCCCCCTACTAGCCCCCGGCCGCGCCGGGGAAATAAAAGACGAGCCTGTCACCGATACAATCGCCTCGCATTATCTTCTGCCCGTCAGATTGGCCGAGAAGGAAGGCATCACACTCGCGATTGAAAATCAGAGTAACACGGCTATTACGACAAGCGCCCATGCCCTTCAACTGACGGAAATGATTAATTCGGATGCGCTCGGCGTCTTGTGGGATCCGGCAAACGCCCATGCGGCCGGAGAGATTGACGCATATCCAGCCGGATACGAGCGCGTGCGCCCACGCATGGCGCATGTTCACATCAAGGATACAAAATTGACGGCAGACGGAAGTTATGAATGGTCCATCGTCGGAGAAGGCGACTTCGACGTAGCCGGCCAGTTAGATCAATTGACGAAGGATGGCTACGCAACAACGGTGACTCTTGAGCCGCACCTGAGGTCTGTTGAAAAAACCGCTGCCTCGGCTGCCGC
- a CDS encoding MBL fold metallo-hydrolase — MELILLGVGAPPPTPEKSGPSNAIVSGGKLYLVDAARHAATQIVKSGFPINTIDYLFFTHFHSDHYTGFGEFFLSRWILGAKTPLRVFGPAPVAETVKRMLHYYEYDIDLRANEGKSRKGTEIEVNTLSPGDTFEVDGIQIAVEKGTRHGNVDDILSYRFEAEGRKIVIASDGSPTDKLVPFAQGADILVMHPCIPELIDQRYGGFKETAKIVAAHHATAEEIGHTATEAKVGKLVFSHVVPPLAPNDKVAEALSIHYEGIIVAGEDLMRL; from the coding sequence GTGGAATTGATATTGCTCGGCGTGGGCGCTCCGCCGCCGACGCCAGAGAAAAGCGGCCCCTCCAATGCCATCGTCTCAGGAGGGAAGCTGTATTTGGTGGATGCTGCCCGGCACGCCGCCACGCAGATTGTAAAATCAGGCTTTCCCATTAATACCATCGACTATTTATTTTTTACTCACTTCCACTCCGATCACTACACCGGCTTTGGCGAATTTTTTCTATCACGCTGGATTCTGGGGGCCAAAACTCCGCTTCGCGTTTTCGGCCCCGCCCCCGTCGCAGAAACAGTCAAAAGGATGCTCCACTACTACGAATACGACATCGACCTGCGGGCAAACGAGGGCAAGTCCCGCAAAGGCACTGAAATTGAAGTCAACACCCTATCTCCTGGAGACACCTTTGAAGTGGACGGAATACAAATTGCCGTCGAAAAAGGCACCCGCCACGGCAACGTTGACGACATACTTTCCTACCGCTTTGAGGCCGAGGGCCGAAAAATCGTTATCGCCAGCGACGGAAGCCCTACGGACAAGCTTGTTCCCTTCGCCCAGGGAGCGGACATTCTGGTGATGCATCCCTGTATCCCTGAATTGATTGACCAAAGATACGGCGGCTTCAAAGAGACGGCAAAAATCGTCGCCGCCCACCACGCCACCGCCGAGGAGATCGGGCACACAGCAACCGAGGCCAAAGTGGGTAAGCTGGTTTTCTCGCACGTGGTGCCACCGCTCGCCCCAAACGATAAAGTTGCCGAAGCCCTTTCAATCCATTACGAGGGGATTATCGTTGCGGGCGAGGATTTGATGCGTCTATAG
- a CDS encoding propionyl-CoA synthetase, translating to MAGNYADIYKRSLDEPEEFWAEAAQEIHWHKKWDKTLDDSNPPFYRWFAGGEVNTCYNALDRHVESGRADQLALIYDSPITGSIKKFTYRELRDETALFAGALAAQGVGRGDRVLIYMAMVAEAAIAMLACARIGAVHSVVFGGFAASELATRINDATPKVIVSASCGIEPSGIIAYKPLLDEAINIATHKPKCCVILQRPQLKADLQPGQDIDWQEAMKTAEPADCVPVAATDPLYILYTSGTTGEPKGIVRDNGGHMVALNWSMKYVYGVEPGDVYWAASDVGWVVGHSYIVYAPLLHGCTTILFEGKPVGTPDAGAFWRVISEHGVKALFTAPTAFRAIKRDDPDAELMKGYDIGCFKTLFLAGERSDPDTLEWAEKHLKIPVIDHYWQTESGWPMLANCMGIEHLPVKHGSPTKAVPGWNFAVLDSELREVDRGEMGALSVKLPLPPGALPTLWNAEKRFVDAYLSEYPGYYKTGDAGFMDEDDYVFVMSRTDDIINVAGHRLSTGAMEEVLSAHPDVAECAVIGAKDGFKGQLPVGFLVLKAGVERSNAEIVSEVVQMVRDKIGPVAAFKQATVVARLPKTRSGKILRGTMVKIADGDEYKVPATIDDPAILPEITEAIKELGYPEK from the coding sequence ATGGCCGGAAACTACGCCGACATCTACAAACGTTCACTCGACGAGCCCGAGGAATTTTGGGCCGAGGCAGCGCAAGAAATACACTGGCACAAAAAATGGGATAAAACTCTGGACGACTCAAATCCACCTTTTTATCGATGGTTCGCTGGCGGCGAGGTAAACACCTGCTACAACGCGCTTGATCGCCATGTCGAGTCCGGCCGCGCCGATCAACTCGCATTGATCTACGATAGCCCCATCACGGGCAGCATCAAAAAATTCACATACCGTGAACTGCGAGACGAGACGGCCTTGTTCGCCGGGGCACTTGCGGCGCAGGGCGTCGGGCGGGGTGACCGGGTTCTCATCTACATGGCAATGGTCGCAGAGGCAGCTATCGCCATGCTGGCCTGTGCCCGAATCGGCGCCGTGCACTCGGTGGTCTTCGGCGGCTTCGCTGCGAGTGAGCTCGCTACCCGCATCAATGACGCCACACCGAAAGTCATCGTCTCCGCCTCCTGCGGCATCGAGCCCTCGGGCATCATCGCCTATAAACCCCTGCTCGATGAAGCTATCAATATCGCGACCCACAAGCCCAAGTGCTGCGTCATTCTCCAGCGCCCCCAACTCAAGGCGGATCTTCAGCCGGGGCAAGACATCGACTGGCAAGAAGCGATGAAAACTGCCGAGCCCGCAGATTGCGTTCCCGTCGCGGCCACAGACCCTCTCTATATCCTTTACACATCGGGCACTACCGGCGAGCCCAAGGGAATCGTCCGCGACAACGGCGGACACATGGTGGCGCTCAATTGGAGTATGAAATACGTCTATGGCGTCGAGCCCGGCGACGTCTACTGGGCAGCCTCGGATGTTGGCTGGGTCGTAGGCCACTCCTATATCGTCTATGCGCCCCTGCTGCATGGATGCACCACGATCCTTTTCGAGGGAAAGCCCGTGGGCACCCCGGACGCCGGCGCTTTTTGGCGGGTGATTTCAGAGCATGGCGTAAAAGCGCTTTTCACGGCGCCAACGGCCTTCCGCGCTATCAAACGAGACGACCCCGATGCCGAATTGATGAAAGGCTACGACATCGGATGCTTCAAAACCCTTTTCCTCGCCGGAGAGCGCTCGGACCCCGATACCCTCGAATGGGCGGAAAAGCATCTCAAGATTCCTGTCATCGACCATTATTGGCAAACCGAAAGCGGCTGGCCCATGCTCGCCAACTGCATGGGCATTGAGCACCTTCCGGTCAAGCACGGCTCGCCGACGAAGGCTGTGCCCGGTTGGAATTTCGCCGTCCTGGACTCAGAGCTAAGAGAGGTCGATCGCGGCGAGATGGGCGCGCTGTCCGTGAAGCTGCCGCTACCGCCAGGCGCTCTACCTACCCTGTGGAACGCCGAAAAACGATTCGTTGACGCGTACCTATCCGAATATCCGGGCTACTACAAAACCGGGGACGCCGGCTTCATGGACGAGGACGATTATGTCTTTGTCATGTCTCGAACGGACGACATCATCAATGTTGCAGGCCACCGCCTATCCACCGGTGCGATGGAAGAAGTCCTTTCCGCCCACCCGGATGTAGCCGAGTGCGCGGTCATCGGCGCCAAAGACGGATTCAAAGGACAATTACCCGTCGGCTTCCTCGTTTTGAAAGCCGGAGTCGAGCGCAGCAACGCCGAAATCGTGAGCGAAGTCGTCCAGATGGTTCGGGACAAGATAGGCCCCGTCGCCGCCTTCAAACAGGCTACCGTCGTTGCTCGCCTGCCCAAGACACGATCGGGCAAAATTTTAAGGGGCACAATGGTCAAGATCGCCGACGGGGATGAATACAAAGTGCCCGCCACGATTGACGATCCGGCAATACTCCCCGAAATCACCGAGGCAATTAAGGAACTAGGCTACCCCGAAAAATAG